Proteins encoded in a region of the Zea mays cultivar B73 chromosome 2, Zm-B73-REFERENCE-NAM-5.0, whole genome shotgun sequence genome:
- the LOC100280047 gene encoding Protein transport protein SEC13 homolog B: MVQFGNMSSKKIELDHKDMVHDSAIDYYGKRLATASSDSTVKIINIGAANAPSQVLATLSGHYGPVWRVAWAHPKYGAILASCSYDGRVIIWKEDARGNWSQVHVFSDNKSSVNSIAWAPYEVGLCLACASSGGRISILTMRADGGWDTATIERAHPVGATAISWAPATDSIAGTGEFVYKLVSGGFDSVVKVWGFNNGSWKLESALISDMHTDCVRDVAWAPVLGLAKSTIASASQDGKVVIWTRGKDGDKWERKLMRDFGSPVWRVSWSLTGNILSIAAGGNNITLWKEGSDGQWEEVMKVET; this comes from the coding sequence ATGGTTCAGTTTGGAAACATGTCATCAAAGAAGATAGAGTTGGATCACAAGGACATGGTCCATGATTCTGCTATCGACTACTATGGCAAGCGCCTTGCCACTGCCTCCTCAGACTCTACCGTGAAGATCATCAACATTGGCGCGGCAAATGCCCCATCCCAGGTCCTTGCAACGCTTAGTGGCCACTATGGTCCTGTGTGGCGTGTTGCTTGGGCCCATCCAAAGTATGGCGCTATCCTTGCTTCGTGCAGTTATGATGGCCGTGTCATTATTTGGAAAGAGGATGCACGAGGCAATTGGTCTCAAGTCCATGTGTTCAGTGACAACAAGTCATCTGTCAACTCCATTGCATGGGCTCCGTATGAGGTTGGGCTTTGCCTTGCCTGTGCATCTTCAGGTGGAAGAATATCCATCTTGACGATGCGAGCTGATGGGGGTTGGGATACTGCAACCATTGAGCGAGCACATCCTGTTGGTGCGACTGCCATATCCTGGGCTCCTGCAACAGATTCAATAGCTGGCACAGGGGAGTTTGTTTACAAGCTTGTCTCAGGAGGGTTTGACTCGGTTGTTAAGGTCTGGGGATTCAACAATGGTAGCTGGAAGCTGGAGAGTGCTCTTATCTCTGACATGCACACAGATTGTGTGAGGGATGTCGCGTGGGCACCAGTTTTGGGATTGGCCAAATCGACCATTGCCAGCGCTTCACAAGACGGGAAGGTTGTCATCTGGACCAGGGGAAAGGATGGAGACAAGTGGGAGCGGAAGCTCATGCGTGACTTTGGTTCCCCTGTCTGGAGGGTGTCCTGGTCCTTGACTGGGAACATATTATCCATAGCTGCTGGTGGGAACAATATAACCCTCTGGAAGGAAGGGTCAGATGGGCAATGGGAGGAGGTGATGAAGGTTGAAACATAG